The sequence below is a genomic window from Fuerstiella sp..
GAAAACCGCTGTCTCGAAAATGAACAGCCAGCCATTCGAGCAGCTCCGGATGACTGGGACGACCGCCGTTAAAACCAAAATCGTTCGGTGTATCGACAAGTCCGGTGCCAAAGTGATAGTGCCAGATGCGGTTAACAATGATGCGGGGAAACAGCGGATTGGAAGGATCTGTGATCCATGCAGCGAGCTGGCGTCGACGCGATTCTTCCGGAGCATCCGCCGCCAGATGAAAATCCGAATCGATTCCTCTGACCGCAGCCACAGCTGACGGCTGCACCGGCTCTCCAATGTTGTACGGGTCGCCTCGCAGCAGGACGTTCATCTTTGCTCCCTGCTGCGGCACCAGGGTATAGAGTTTTCGATCCGCCAGCTGCTGCAGCCGATTACGATGTTTGGTCAGTTTCCGTGCCTGTTCCAGCAGCTCCCTGCGAACGTCACGCTGCGTTTGCGGAATCCATTCTGTGATCTGTTTTTCGGTTACGTATTCTGTCGGAGAACTGGCAGCCGCTGCGATCTCTTCAGCCGACAGCGCACGGTCGTACAGCGCGGCCCGATGAATCCGCCCGCTTAAAAATCCTTTGCCGGATTCTGTGTGACGTAATCCAAAGATCACTCTGGATTTTTCCCCTGTGTACTTCTGAATCGGACCTTTGCGAACAGAATCACCGTATCGAACACCGTCGCGATATCCGGTTATAGTGCCGTCTTCGGCGTATACATATGCCATATGCACCGGCCGACTCACTGCCTCGGTTTCCACCGGTCCGCGAAACGAATTCGTACGAACGAATCCATTGCTGCCGGGCATCCAGCGGCCGGGTTCATTTTCGGCAAACACAATCGAGTCAAATACACGGCCCTTCTTTGTCTCGATTGAGATTGCTCCGCCGCCTCGCTGCATCAGATTGTCAAGCTGCACCCAGACTGTCAGAGTTTTTGCAGTAATGTCTTTCGGTACAGGAGGTGTGGAAACGAACGAACTCCCGTTAAGAATAACGGATCCATTTTCAATACGTACATCTCCGTGAGGAGATCCGTGAAGATTCCCGCTGCTGTCACTGAAATCAGTGTCAAATTCCCAGCGAGCCAGGGCAGCAGGTGCTGTGGATTTCGTATCGGTATCCGTTGAACGGCTGGCAATGATTTCCCTTCTGGCTCTTTGTTCAATTGCCGCCATCTGCTGCATGACAGTCGATAGCCTTTCAATGACCTGATTCAGTTCCGCTGCCTGTTCCGAAGTTTGCGCTGTTCGCTCACCAAAACCAAGACCTGAGATAGCGGAGGTGAGCTGATAGAATTCCTTTTGTTTGATCGGATCAAATTTGTGGTCGTGACAGCGGGCGCAATTGACCGTCAGTCCCAGAAATGTCTGTCCAACTGCTGCAATCACCTCTTCCAGTTCGTCCTGCCGAGCAAGCAGTCTCATGCGTTCACTGCGTCCAACCACCGTATTGTGAACTCCTGCAACCCAGAACCCCGTGGCCGCCGCCCCTTCATAGCCGGGGTTGAGCTGATCACCAATCAGCTGGCAGCGGACAAATTCATCGTACGGCATGTCGCGGTTAAACGCGTTGATCACCCAGTCACGATAAGGCCAGGCATTCATTCGTGGACGGTTGCGTTCGAATCCACCACTCTCTCCGAAGCGCACAACGTCCAGCCAGTGTCGCCCCCATCTTTCGCCGTAGTGCTCCGACATCAGCAAATCATCGACCAGTTCCTGATAGGCCTTCTCCGAAGGATTGGACGCAAAGACAGCGACGGTCTCCGGATCAGGCGGCAACCCGATCAAGTCGAAGTAAAGGCGACGAACCAAAGCCCGAGGACTTGATGGACCGGACGGCCGCAGTCCGGCTTCGCGCAGACGCCGGAGGACAAATGCATCAATGTCATTACGAATCCACTCGTCGGAATCGGTTTCCGGAGGTGCTGTTTGTTTCAGCGGCTGCAGTGACCACCAGTCATAGCCGGCTCGTTTCGGTGTTGTAACAGCAAAGGGATCGATGAGACTCGTTCCCCACTCCGCCCCGTTTTCAATCCAGTCTTTGATCACGATCTTTTCAGAGGCATCGAGCGGATGTTCGGGTGGCATTTCGTCACTGTCAATTCGTTCCCACAGCAGACTGGCTGAAGGATCACGTCTGACAATCACCTCGCCACTATCCCCACCTTTCATCGCCAGATCAACATGGCTCAGGTCGAGCCCCCCCCCGGGATCTGCCCCACTGTGACACTCGAGGCAGCGTACGGCCAGAATCGGGGCAACAGTCCGATCGAAATCGGCCGATTGCTCCGCCCGGACAATCGCGCCCTGACTCAAAGCTGCAGCAACCAGCAGGATTCGAAAAACGGAATTGGCATTAGGACAACAACAGTGCGGCACGATAATTCCATCCGAAAAGACGGGCCTGCAAAACAAGACCAACAACAACTTCATTATAAAGACCCGTTTCCGTATCCCGCAAGCAGTTCTGACCTGAAGAATAACACTCTTCAGGTCATCTTAATGCTCGCCGACCGACGGGATTCCCCGCCGGACAAACTTGTGTAGCCCAACAGACTCATATTAACAAAAAGTACAACACTGCGGTTACTCAATCAGAAGTCGAAAGATGTCCAGGTTTTCAGAACACGGGCTGTATCAAAATGTTTTTCGCTGTTTGATCGTTTGACTGTGCCCTGCACAGCGGTGAGTTCATCCGGCTGCAGGTCCGTATCCAAAGTTCGCTGTGCTTTACATCACAATACCAGTCGAAGCAATAACGGTCGCCGGTAACAGGAACAACCACAGTTACGAACGAATTATTATGCTGTCCGGCAAAAAGCCTGTTCCATCACACGTTACTCTAATAAAACGGTGGCTGGCAATCCCCCGCCCATCCGCCAGAATTCGGGTTTAGGTTCACTATTACTGCGACAATGGACAAGACGATGACCTGGGAATGTTTCGACGTCAGCATCGAAGATCGGATTGCCCATATCGTCATGAATCGTCCTGAAAAGCGTAACTGTATGTGTGAGTCGTTCTGGACCGATTTACCGGCTATTGTTCAGGACATCGATCAGAATGCCAGGGCACGAGTGATTGTCATTTCATCCACAGGGCCTCACTTCTCTTCAGGAATCGACCTGGAAATCCTGACGGGTGACGGGGCGGGACAGGCTGACAAAAACAACCCGCAGCATGGCGCTGCATTCATCGCCAGGGTTACACAACTGCAACAGTCATTCAACGCTCTGGAGAATTCCCGACTGCCGGTCATTGCCGCCATTCAGGGAG
It includes:
- a CDS encoding DUF1553 domain-containing protein; the protein is MPHCCCPNANSVFRILLVAAALSQGAIVRAEQSADFDRTVAPILAVRCLECHSGADPGGGLDLSHVDLAMKGGDSGEVIVRRDPSASLLWERIDSDEMPPEHPLDASEKIVIKDWIENGAEWGTSLIDPFAVTTPKRAGYDWWSLQPLKQTAPPETDSDEWIRNDIDAFVLRRLREAGLRPSGPSSPRALVRRLYFDLIGLPPDPETVAVFASNPSEKAYQELVDDLLMSEHYGERWGRHWLDVVRFGESGGFERNRPRMNAWPYRDWVINAFNRDMPYDEFVRCQLIGDQLNPGYEGAAATGFWVAGVHNTVVGRSERMRLLARQDELEEVIAAVGQTFLGLTVNCARCHDHKFDPIKQKEFYQLTSAISGLGFGERTAQTSEQAAELNQVIERLSTVMQQMAAIEQRARREIIASRSTDTDTKSTAPAALARWEFDTDFSDSSGNLHGSPHGDVRIENGSVILNGSSFVSTPPVPKDITAKTLTVWVQLDNLMQRGGGAISIETKKGRVFDSIVFAENEPGRWMPGSNGFVRTNSFRGPVETEAVSRPVHMAYVYAEDGTITGYRDGVRYGDSVRKGPIQKYTGEKSRVIFGLRHTESGKGFLSGRIHRAALYDRALSAEEIAAAASSPTEYVTEKQITEWIPQTQRDVRRELLEQARKLTKHRNRLQQLADRKLYTLVPQQGAKMNVLLRGDPYNIGEPVQPSAVAAVRGIDSDFHLAADAPEESRRRQLAAWITDPSNPLFPRIIVNRIWHYHFGTGLVDTPNDFGFNGGRPSHPELLEWLAVHFRDSGFRMKDFHRLLVTSGTYRQAAFSPESDSGNGADVDAGNRLLWRMTPRRLEAECVRDAMLAVSGTLNTQAGGPGFVDVSIVSNNGTTYYTPVFTDSEDTFRRTVYRFNPRGGRSALLDTFDCPDSASTAPRRAVTTTPLQALSLLNNSFVLHMSALFAERVRKDVGDAASDQVSRAWQLAVARLPTDQERQLSLTLVSEHGLPALCRGLFNTSEFVLIE